The proteins below come from a single Malus sylvestris chromosome 3, drMalSylv7.2, whole genome shotgun sequence genomic window:
- the LOC126617298 gene encoding transcription initiation factor TFIID subunit 7-like codes for MEEQFVLKVPPSVAERLDRLLGENASTDDKSLDLSFGEDGRTGTFVIGNDHFPASLFDLPCVVESFKTYDDSVLIKTADIGQMIMVRDPNDPAPDTVEYRHGLTPPMRDARKRRFRREPDLNPELVRRVEEDLLNISISGPADNIDVEAAEQEKDGDGDARNASKKPVEEPVSQPDVPEAATNAGDPDRSDSDESDDSI; via the exons ATGGAGGAGCAGTTCGTGCTCAAAGTCCCACCTTCTGTTGCAGAGCGACTGGACCGCCTTCTGGGCGAAAACGCTTCTACCGACGACAAGTCGTTGGATTTGTCATTCGGAG AGGATGGCAGGACTGGCACATTTGTCATTGGCAATGACCATTTCCCCGCATCACTGTTTGATCTTCCTTGTGTTGTGGAGTCCTTCAAAACATATGATGATAGTGTGTTAATTAAGACAGCAGATATTGGTCAG ATGATTATGGTTAGAGACCCGAATGATCCAGCTCCAGATACAGTGGAGTACAGGCATGGCCTCACCCCTCCAATGAGGGATGCTCGAAAGCGAAGATTTCGCAGGGAACCTGATCTAAAT CCTGAGCTTGTCCGGCGTGTTGAGGAAGACCTACTGAATATTAGTATAAGCGGACCAGCTGATAATATTGAT GTTGAAGCAGCTGAGCAAGAAAAGGATGGAGACGGAGATGCTCGTAATGCAAGTAAAAAGCCCGTTGAAGAACCTGTATCACAACCTGATGTCCCAGAGGCAGCTACAAATGCTGGGGATCCCGATAGAAGTGACTCTGATGAATCCGACGATTCAATTTGA
- the LOC126616693 gene encoding serine/arginine-rich SC35-like splicing factor SCL30A, which yields MRGRSYSPSPPPRGGYGRRGQRSPSPRGRYSGGRGSSRDLPTSLLVRNLRHDCRPEDLRRPFGQFGVLKDIYLPKDYYTGEPRGFGFVQFVEPSDAEEAKYQMDGQLLLGREITVVFAEENRKKPSDMRHRERPSSRTTSRYRDRRRSPPRYSLSPPPRRARSRSHSHDYYSPPKRRDYSRSVSPQERRYSREKSFSRSPPPYEGSRSRSQSPVRGPSRSRSRSHSPRRSIRRSRSPINEDYPREPNGDRSPSP from the exons ATGAGGGGAAGGAGTTACAGTCCATCACCACCACCGAGGGGAGGATATGGTAGGAGGGGACAACGAAGTCCTAGCCCCAGGGGTCGCTATAGCGGTGGTCGAGGTAGCAGCAGAGATCTTCCTACAAGCCTTCTAGTTCGCAACCTTCGCCATGATTGCAG GCCAGAAGATCTCCGCAGGCCATTTGGGCAGTTTGGTGTGCTTAAGGACATCTACCTGCCAAAGGATTACTATACTGG GGAGCCTCGtggttttggttttgtccaGTTTGTTGAACCTTCCGATGCTGAAGAGGCTAAATATCAAATGGATGGTCAGCTTCTTCTTGGTCGGGAGATAACTGTTGTGTTTGCAGAGGAGAACAGGAAGAAGCCATCTGATATGAGGCATAGGGAGCGTCCAAG CTCCCGGACTACTAGTCGATATCGTGATCGAAGACGGTCTCCTCCTCGCTATTCACTCTCTCCACCTCCACGCCGTGCAAGATCTCGGTCTCACAGCCATGATTATTATTCTCCTCCAAAACGAAGGGATTATTCCAG ATCTGTCTCACCCCAAGAGAGAAGGTACAGCAGAGAGAAGTCGTTTTCTCGATCTCCTCCACCATATGAGGGGTCAAGGAGCCGTAGTCAGAGCCCAGTTAGGGGTCCAAGCCGGAGCAGAAGCAGAAGCCATAGTCCAAGGCGGAGCATAAGAAGAAGCCGAAGCCCTATCAATGAAGATTACCCAAGGGAACCAAATGGAGACAGATCTCCTAGTCCATGA
- the LOC126616481 gene encoding glucan endo-1,3-beta-glucosidase 4-like isoform X2, which produces MMRGKWIGGMILLLVGMFTNVLDTVALLKAHQITHVRLYNADAHMLKALSNSGIEVMVGVTNEEVLGIGESASAAAAWINKNVAAYLPSTNITAIAVGSEVITTIPNAAPVLVSAMNYLHKALVASNLNFQIKVSTPQSMDIIPKPFPPSTATFNYSWGPTIYRILQFIKNTNSYYMLNAYPYYGYTSGDGIFPLDYALFRPLPSVKQIVDPNTLFHYNSMFDAMVDATYYSIEDFNFSGISVVVTETGWPWFGGSKEPDANTGNAQTYTNNLIQRVLNGSGPPSQPKLPINTYIYELFNEDQRPGPVSEKNWGVFYTNGSAVYPLSLNDSNQITGNSSGVFCVAKADADPDKLQDGLNWACGQGGANCTPIQKGQRCYLPDSIVNHASYAFNDYYQKMQSAGGTCDFDGTAMTTTVDPSHGACKFSGSSNSSTFTGLTPAAIAPSSAVGGWSSNLQVSNLQYLMPAAFLVLLLL; this is translated from the exons ATGATGCGTGGAAAATGGATTGGAGGCATGATTCTCCTCCTAGTTGGCATGTTTACCAATGTACTAG ATACGGTTGCACTCCTTAAAGCCCATCAAATTACACATGTGCGCCTCTACAATGCTGATGCTCACATGCTGAAAGCCCTTTCAAACAGCGGAATTGAAGTAATGGTAGGTGTCACAAATGAGGAAGTCCTAGGGATTGGAGAGTCTGCATCGGCAGCAGCTGCCTGGATTAACAAAAATGTGGCGGCTTATTTGCCTTCAACCAATATTACCGCCATTGCTGTTGGCAGTGAGGTCATTACCACAATCCCTAATGCCGCACCAGTTTTGGTTTCTGCTATGAATTACCTTCATAAAGCCTTAGTTGCGTCAAACCTAAATTTTCAGATCAAAGTTTCGACTCCACAATCCATGGATATAATCCCAAAGCCTTTCCCCCCGTCCACTGCCACATTTAATTACTCATGGGGACCTACCATTTACCGAATCCTTCAGTTTATTAAAAACACTAATTCCTATTACATGCTAAATGCCTATCCTTATTATGGTTACACCAGTGGGGACGGAATTTTTCCGCTTGATTATGCTCTTTTCCGACCCCTTCCCTCTGTCAAGCAGATTGTTGACCCGAACACTCTTTTCCACTATAATAGCATGTTTGATGCTATGGTGGACGCCACCTATTATTCTATAGAGGATTTCAATTTCTCTGGGATCTCTGTTGTTGTCACCGAGACTGGCTGGCCATGGTTTGGCGGATCCAAAGAGCCTGATGCCAACACGGGAAATGCTCAGACCTACACTaataatttgattcaacgaGTGTTAAATGGTTCGGGTCCGCCCAGCCAGCCAAAGTTGCCCATCAACACGTACATTTACGAGTTGTTCAACGAAGATCAGAGGCCAGGGCCAGTGTCAGAGAAAAACTGGGGTGTGTTCTATACAAATGGGTCTGCTGTATATCCTTTAAGTTTGAATGATTCCAATCAAATTACTGGGAATTCTTCAGGGGTTTTCTGTGTGGCAAAAGCTGATGCAGATCCAGATAAGTTGCAGGATGGCTTAAACTGGGCTTGTGGGCAAGGCGGGGCTAACTGCACTCCCATTCAAAAAGGGCAGCGGTGTTATCTCCCCGATTCTATTGTAAATCATGCTTCATATGCTTTTAATGACTATTATCAAAAGATGCAAAGTGCTGGCGGAACATGTGACTTTGATGGCACTGCCATGACAACCACTGTTGATCCAA GCCATGGCGCGTGCAAATTTTCTGGAAG TTCTAATTCAAGCACATTTACGGGACTTACACCAGCAGCAATTGCACCTTCAAGCGCCGTTGGAGGCTGGAGTTCGAATCTACAAGTTTCCAATCTTCAATATCTCATGCCGGCTGCATTTCTTGTACTGCTTTTGCTTTGA
- the LOC126616481 gene encoding glucan endo-1,3-beta-glucosidase 4-like isoform X1 — MMRGKWIGGMILLLVGMFTNVLGSFIGINIGTDVSDLPSETDTVALLKAHQITHVRLYNADAHMLKALSNSGIEVMVGVTNEEVLGIGESASAAAAWINKNVAAYLPSTNITAIAVGSEVITTIPNAAPVLVSAMNYLHKALVASNLNFQIKVSTPQSMDIIPKPFPPSTATFNYSWGPTIYRILQFIKNTNSYYMLNAYPYYGYTSGDGIFPLDYALFRPLPSVKQIVDPNTLFHYNSMFDAMVDATYYSIEDFNFSGISVVVTETGWPWFGGSKEPDANTGNAQTYTNNLIQRVLNGSGPPSQPKLPINTYIYELFNEDQRPGPVSEKNWGVFYTNGSAVYPLSLNDSNQITGNSSGVFCVAKADADPDKLQDGLNWACGQGGANCTPIQKGQRCYLPDSIVNHASYAFNDYYQKMQSAGGTCDFDGTAMTTTVDPSHGACKFSGSSNSSTFTGLTPAAIAPSSAVGGWSSNLQVSNLQYLMPAAFLVLLLL; from the exons ATGATGCGTGGAAAATGGATTGGAGGCATGATTCTCCTCCTAGTTGGCATGTTTACCAATGTACTAG GTTCATTCATAGGGATAAACATTGGGACCGACGTTTCGGACCTTCCATCTGAGACAGATACGGTTGCACTCCTTAAAGCCCATCAAATTACACATGTGCGCCTCTACAATGCTGATGCTCACATGCTGAAAGCCCTTTCAAACAGCGGAATTGAAGTAATGGTAGGTGTCACAAATGAGGAAGTCCTAGGGATTGGAGAGTCTGCATCGGCAGCAGCTGCCTGGATTAACAAAAATGTGGCGGCTTATTTGCCTTCAACCAATATTACCGCCATTGCTGTTGGCAGTGAGGTCATTACCACAATCCCTAATGCCGCACCAGTTTTGGTTTCTGCTATGAATTACCTTCATAAAGCCTTAGTTGCGTCAAACCTAAATTTTCAGATCAAAGTTTCGACTCCACAATCCATGGATATAATCCCAAAGCCTTTCCCCCCGTCCACTGCCACATTTAATTACTCATGGGGACCTACCATTTACCGAATCCTTCAGTTTATTAAAAACACTAATTCCTATTACATGCTAAATGCCTATCCTTATTATGGTTACACCAGTGGGGACGGAATTTTTCCGCTTGATTATGCTCTTTTCCGACCCCTTCCCTCTGTCAAGCAGATTGTTGACCCGAACACTCTTTTCCACTATAATAGCATGTTTGATGCTATGGTGGACGCCACCTATTATTCTATAGAGGATTTCAATTTCTCTGGGATCTCTGTTGTTGTCACCGAGACTGGCTGGCCATGGTTTGGCGGATCCAAAGAGCCTGATGCCAACACGGGAAATGCTCAGACCTACACTaataatttgattcaacgaGTGTTAAATGGTTCGGGTCCGCCCAGCCAGCCAAAGTTGCCCATCAACACGTACATTTACGAGTTGTTCAACGAAGATCAGAGGCCAGGGCCAGTGTCAGAGAAAAACTGGGGTGTGTTCTATACAAATGGGTCTGCTGTATATCCTTTAAGTTTGAATGATTCCAATCAAATTACTGGGAATTCTTCAGGGGTTTTCTGTGTGGCAAAAGCTGATGCAGATCCAGATAAGTTGCAGGATGGCTTAAACTGGGCTTGTGGGCAAGGCGGGGCTAACTGCACTCCCATTCAAAAAGGGCAGCGGTGTTATCTCCCCGATTCTATTGTAAATCATGCTTCATATGCTTTTAATGACTATTATCAAAAGATGCAAAGTGCTGGCGGAACATGTGACTTTGATGGCACTGCCATGACAACCACTGTTGATCCAA GCCATGGCGCGTGCAAATTTTCTGGAAG TTCTAATTCAAGCACATTTACGGGACTTACACCAGCAGCAATTGCACCTTCAAGCGCCGTTGGAGGCTGGAGTTCGAATCTACAAGTTTCCAATCTTCAATATCTCATGCCGGCTGCATTTCTTGTACTGCTTTTGCTTTGA